The genomic interval GACGAGCTGGTTCGTGGTGAGCTCCGGGCGCTGGGCCACCCACTCCTCCAGCATCGCGGCGTAGCGCTCGTACGCGCGCCGTAGGGCCGCGAGGATCAGGTCGTCCTTGGTGGCGAAGTGGTACGTGGTGGCCCCCAGCGGCACACCGGCCTCGTCGGCGACCGCGCGGTGGGTGAGCCCTTCGATGCCCCGTCCGGCGATGACACGCTCCGTGGCGGCGGTGATCTCCGCGATACGGCGTTCGGGGTCGCGGCGGCGCCGGGCGGGCGGGTCGGCGGTCACGGTCGGGGCTCCTGATCATCCGGGGAAAGAGGGGAAAGTACAGACGTACTGTACTGCGCCCCCGACCAGCACATTCGGCACGACGACGCCCATACGAGGCCCCGCGCCCCCACCCAACCCCTCCAAACTGCACCCTATGTCCGTATTGCACACACCCTGGGGGCGCGCTACGGTACGTATGTACTACTCATTAGGCCCCATCCACCGGAGTGAGCTACATGCCCGCAGGCACCACCACCCCCACCGGAACCGTCTCCTCTTACGCCTTCTGGGGGCACGACGGCCGCACGCTCGCCGATTTCTACGCGGCCGCCCTCGGCTGGCAGGTGGCCCAGGAGTTCCCGGACGAGAACGGCGTCCCCACCGCCTTCCTCGTCACCGACGGCAGCACGGTCTACGTCTTCTACACCGCCAAGGGATTCCGGGCCCCGAACTGGCCCGCGGAGGACCTGCCCTTCCACCTGGACCTGAAGTTCGACGACGTCCCGGCCGCCGAGCGACGCCTGCTCGAACTGGGCGCCACCAAGCCCGGC from Streptomyces albireticuli carries:
- a CDS encoding VOC family protein: MPAGTTTPTGTVSSYAFWGHDGRTLADFYAAALGWQVAQEFPDENGVPTAFLVTDGSTVYVFYTAKGFRAPNWPAEDLPFHLDLKFDDVPAAERRLLELGATKPGHQPGGDHWTVLLDPSGQPFCVSAASAPDAAA